A stretch of Christensenellaceae bacterium DNA encodes these proteins:
- a CDS encoding ferredoxin-NADP+ reductase subunit alpha codes for MFKILKKEELANNIAKMVIDAPLIAKKAQSGQFVVLRTHEKGERFPLTIADFDREAGTITIIFAQIGKSTQQLGSLNEGESILDVVGPLGVASHFDPSIKKAAVIGGGLGCAIALPQAKHLKAMGVSVDMIAGFKTKDIIILENEMTAASDNLIIATDDGSFGMHGFVTDALKQQIESGVKYDLVVAIGPIPMMKFVSALTKEYGIKTIVSMNPVMIDGTGMCGGCRLVVGGKTKFACIDGPDFDGHEVDFDAAMRRLSMYDGLKEREADCRLIQMADKEN; via the coding sequence ATGTTCAAAATTTTAAAAAAGGAAGAACTTGCAAATAACATTGCTAAAATGGTGATCGACGCTCCCCTCATTGCGAAGAAAGCGCAGAGCGGACAGTTCGTCGTGTTGCGTACGCATGAAAAAGGCGAACGCTTTCCCCTGACAATCGCGGATTTTGACCGTGAAGCAGGAACCATCACTATTATTTTTGCGCAGATTGGTAAATCCACGCAGCAATTGGGCAGCCTTAACGAGGGCGAATCGATTCTTGACGTCGTCGGTCCTTTGGGGGTCGCTTCCCACTTTGATCCATCCATCAAAAAAGCGGCGGTCATCGGCGGCGGCCTCGGGTGTGCGATCGCTCTTCCGCAGGCTAAGCACCTGAAAGCTATGGGCGTTTCAGTGGATATGATCGCCGGCTTTAAAACAAAAGATATTATTATTTTAGAAAATGAAATGACGGCGGCGAGCGATAACCTCATCATCGCCACAGACGATGGATCGTTCGGTATGCATGGTTTTGTAACGGACGCCCTAAAGCAGCAAATCGAGAGCGGCGTAAAATACGATCTTGTTGTCGCGATTGGCCCGATCCCCATGATGAAATTTGTTTCCGCCCTTACCAAGGAGTATGGAATCAAGACGATCGTCAGTATGAATCCTGTTATGATCGACGGCACGGGCATGTGCGGCGGGTGCCGCCTTGTCGTTGGCGGCAAAACAAAATTTGCATGTATCGACGGTCCTGACTTTGACGGACACGAGGTCGATTTTGACGCGGCCATGCGCCGACTCTCCATGTACGACGGTTTAAAAGAGAGGGAAGCGGATTGCCGGCTCATTCAGATGGCGGATAAGGAGAACTGA
- a CDS encoding glutamate synthase (NADPH), homotetrameric, translating to MERNMSLEKVKMPELDPEVRAKNFEEVALGYTPQMAQEESLRCLECKNRPCVAGCPVQVNIPEFIREIKEGNFMEAYNVITATNGLPAVCGRVCPQESQCEKYCVRGKKGEPVGIGRLERFAADFAMSQGALGVRDAAPKNGKKVAVVGSGPSGLTCASDLAKRGYDVTVFEAFHTAGGVLKYGIPQFRLPKEIVDLEINVLKELGVKIDLDMVVGKILTIDELKAMGFEAIFIGSGAGLPSFMNIPGENLNDVYSANEFLTRINLMHAYQYPSYDTPIKPYSSVAVIGGGNVAMDAARCAKRLGAENVYIIYRRSEAEMPARLEEVHHAKEEGIDFRLLEAPVEILGDEKGNVTALKNVRMKLGEPDASGRRRPVVIEGSEYTLPMDAVIVAIGQSPNPMIKNSTPDLKTQPWGGIIIDEKTGATSIPGVYAGGDAVTGAATVILAMGAGKTAAKSIDEYLQK from the coding sequence ATGGAAAGAAATATGTCCCTTGAAAAAGTAAAAATGCCCGAACTCGATCCCGAGGTCCGCGCAAAAAATTTTGAAGAAGTCGCCCTTGGTTACACGCCCCAAATGGCACAGGAAGAAAGCCTGCGTTGTTTGGAATGTAAAAACCGTCCGTGCGTAGCCGGATGTCCCGTGCAGGTCAATATTCCGGAATTTATCCGCGAAATCAAAGAAGGCAATTTCATGGAAGCCTATAACGTTATCACCGCTACCAACGGACTTCCCGCAGTATGCGGAAGGGTGTGCCCGCAGGAAAGCCAGTGCGAAAAATATTGCGTACGCGGTAAAAAGGGCGAACCCGTGGGTATCGGCCGTCTCGAGCGTTTCGCGGCGGATTTCGCAATGTCTCAGGGCGCGCTGGGCGTGCGCGACGCCGCTCCAAAAAACGGTAAAAAGGTTGCCGTCGTCGGCAGCGGTCCATCCGGCCTCACCTGTGCTTCGGACCTTGCCAAGCGCGGATATGACGTAACCGTGTTCGAGGCTTTCCATACGGCTGGCGGCGTTCTAAAATACGGTATCCCGCAGTTCCGCCTGCCCAAGGAAATCGTTGATCTTGAAATCAACGTGCTTAAGGAGTTGGGAGTCAAGATCGACCTTGATATGGTCGTCGGTAAAATACTGACCATCGACGAACTCAAAGCAATGGGCTTTGAAGCTATCTTTATCGGCAGTGGAGCGGGTCTTCCGTCCTTTATGAATATCCCGGGCGAAAACTTAAACGACGTCTATTCCGCAAATGAATTTCTGACGCGCATCAACCTGATGCACGCATACCAATATCCGTCGTACGACACGCCCATCAAGCCTTATTCCAGCGTGGCCGTCATTGGCGGCGGAAACGTAGCCATGGACGCCGCGCGTTGCGCGAAACGTCTTGGCGCCGAAAATGTGTATATCATTTACCGCCGCAGCGAAGCGGAAATGCCCGCCCGTCTTGAGGAAGTCCACCATGCCAAGGAGGAGGGAATCGATTTCCGTCTTCTGGAAGCGCCTGTGGAGATCCTCGGCGACGAAAAGGGCAATGTTACGGCGCTCAAAAACGTGCGTATGAAGCTCGGCGAACCAGACGCTTCCGGCCGCCGCCGGCCTGTCGTCATCGAGGGCAGTGAGTATACGCTTCCTATGGATGCGGTCATCGTCGCCATTGGCCAGTCCCCCAACCCGATGATCAAAAACTCCACGCCCGATCTGAAAACACAGCCGTGGGGCGGTATCATTATCGATGAAAAAACGGGCGCTACTTCTATTCCCGGCGTATATGCGGGGGGAGACGCCGTAACCGGCGCCGCCACCGTTATCCTTGCCATGGGAGCAGGCAAAACGGCGGCAAAAAGTATTGACGAATACCTACAAAAATAA
- a CDS encoding DNA-deoxyinosine glycosylase, with protein MVLGTIPSVKSREEGFYYGNPRNRFWAVVSGILGCPVPKTITQKKEMLANAGIALFDVLAACDISGSADTSIKNPAPNDFSEIFNKANIRMVFTNGKKAYALYQKLCFPKTRRECRALPSTSPANAAMTLSGLQESWAQILDYLDR; from the coding sequence TTGGTGCTGGGAACGATTCCATCCGTAAAATCGCGCGAGGAAGGTTTTTATTACGGCAATCCCCGCAACAGGTTCTGGGCGGTAGTCAGCGGAATTCTAGGATGCCCCGTGCCCAAGACAATTACGCAAAAAAAAGAAATGCTGGCAAATGCGGGGATTGCTCTTTTCGATGTGCTTGCGGCATGCGACATTTCAGGCAGCGCGGATACGTCCATCAAAAATCCCGCGCCTAATGATTTTTCAGAAATTTTCAATAAGGCGAATATTCGTATGGTTTTTACCAATGGGAAAAAGGCGTATGCGCTATACCAGAAGCTATGCTTCCCCAAAACGCGGAGGGAATGCAGGGCGCTTCCCTCGACAAGTCCGGCCAATGCCGCCATGACTCTTAGCGGTCTTCAGGAAAGCTGGGCGCAAATTCTTGATTATTTAGACAGATGA
- a CDS encoding hemolysin — MSDPIWWQLLLQVVLIALNAFFASTEIAVISLNANKIRRLAEEGDKKAKQMLKMVETPAGFLSTIQIGITLAGFLGSAFAADNFASKLTDWMVNVQGITSVSPDTINTLAVIIITLILSYFTLVFGELVPKRIAMQRPEKVARASAGVITVLSVIMKPIIWLLSVSTNGILRLLRMNPNQKEDEVTEEEIRLMVDIGEEKGAIESTEKEMIENIFEFNNTTARDVMTHRIDVIAVQKEDSFDDILALIRESGLSRFPVYDEDIDDIIGILNTRAFLLNLREDVPKPLERLLRPAYCVPESVHTDVLFRSMQKSKDHIAIVVDEYGGMSGIVTMEDLLEEIVGNIYDEYDPQDEQQLAQLKDNLWRVSGSIAIETLNEALCLEIPEDEDFDTLGGLVFSMLDSIPQDGSHPNVDAYGLHIHVEEIVERRIEWALVSKLPAKEA, encoded by the coding sequence TTGAGCGATCCAATATGGTGGCAATTATTATTACAGGTGGTGCTGATTGCCTTGAACGCTTTTTTTGCTTCTACGGAAATCGCCGTCATTTCGCTAAACGCGAACAAAATTCGCCGTCTGGCAGAGGAAGGCGACAAAAAGGCGAAGCAAATGCTTAAAATGGTGGAAACGCCGGCCGGCTTTTTATCCACTATTCAAATCGGCATTACCCTTGCAGGCTTTTTGGGAAGCGCCTTTGCGGCAGATAACTTTGCCAGCAAGCTAACTGACTGGATGGTGAACGTACAGGGAATCACGTCTGTTTCTCCCGATACGATCAACACACTGGCGGTTATCATCATTACACTGATTTTATCTTACTTCACGCTCGTATTCGGCGAGTTGGTGCCCAAGCGCATCGCCATGCAGCGGCCGGAAAAGGTTGCCCGCGCATCGGCCGGCGTTATCACGGTCCTTTCCGTAATCATGAAGCCCATAATCTGGCTGTTGAGCGTATCTACCAATGGTATTCTTCGCCTTTTGCGTATGAATCCGAATCAAAAAGAAGACGAGGTCACGGAAGAAGAAATCCGGCTGATGGTAGACATCGGGGAAGAAAAAGGCGCGATTGAAAGTACCGAAAAAGAGATGATCGAAAATATCTTCGAATTCAACAACACGACCGCGCGCGATGTGATGACGCACCGTATCGACGTTATTGCGGTACAAAAGGAAGATTCTTTCGACGACATCCTTGCCCTGATCCGTGAAAGCGGGCTTTCGCGGTTTCCGGTTTATGATGAGGATATAGATGATATTATCGGTATCCTGAATACGCGCGCTTTTCTCCTTAATTTACGTGAGGATGTTCCAAAGCCTCTCGAGCGCTTGCTCCGCCCTGCATATTGCGTTCCGGAATCCGTACATACTGACGTACTGTTCCGTTCCATGCAGAAATCAAAGGACCATATCGCCATTGTCGTGGACGAATATGGCGGTATGAGCGGCATCGTTACGATGGAGGACCTCCTGGAGGAAATCGTCGGTAACATCTATGACGAATATGATCCGCAGGACGAGCAGCAGCTTGCGCAGCTAAAGGACAACCTGTGGCGTGTTTCCGGCAGTATCGCCATTGAGACCTTAAACGAAGCGCTCTGCCTCGAGATACCGGAAGATGAGGATTTTGATACGCTGGGCGGGCTTGTTTTCAGTATGCTCGACAGTATTCCGCAGGACGGCAGCCATCCTAACGTGGACGCGTACGGTTTGCATATCCATGTGGAGGAAATTGTGGAACGCCGCATAGAATGGGCGCTCGTTTCCAAGCTTCCGGCAAAGGAAGCGTAA